The following proteins are encoded in a genomic region of Pyrus communis chromosome 11, drPyrComm1.1, whole genome shotgun sequence:
- the LOC137709038 gene encoding protein DEEPER ROOTING 1, whose translation MKLFSWMQNKINGKQGNKKPNTVSTTTHHAKQEPREEFSDWPHGLLAIGTFGNNELKENNAAQSPDIQEDPSSSEEILDNFTPEEVGKLHKELTKLLTRKPDIEKKIADLPLDRFLNCPSSLEVDRRTSNVLCSDSSDDHKDEDIEKTISVILGRCKDICADNKKAIGKKSISFLLKKMFVCRSGFAPAPSLRDTLQESRMEKLLRVMLNKKIINPQGTPRASSMKKYLEDRQNPTIRENHNEDDTKEKINDGCKWVKTDSEYIVLEI comes from the exons ATGAAG CTTTTTAGTTGGATGCAAAATAAGATCAATGGGAAGCAAGgaaacaagaaaccaaataCAGTTTCTACTACAACCC ATCATGCAAAACAAGAGCCACGTGAAGAATTTAGTGACTGGCCTCATGGATTACTAGCGATTGGAACTTTTGGAAACaatgaattgaaagaaaataatgCTGCTCAAAGCCCAGatattcaggaagatccgtctTCATCCGAAGAAATCCTAGATAATTTCACGCCAGAGGAAGTTGGTAAATTGCATAAAGAGTTGACAAAACTCTTAACGCGAAAACCAGACATCGAAAAGAAAATCGCAGATCTTCCGTTGGACAGATTTCTAAATTGCCCATCAAGCTTGGAGGTTGATCGCAGAACCAGCAATGTGCTTTGCTCCGATTCATCAGATGATCACAAGGATGAAGATATTGAGAAAACTATTAGTGTCATACTTGGTAGATGCAAAGACATATGTGCAGACAATAAGAAGGCAATTGGGAAGaaatcaatttcttttcttcttaagAAGATGTTTGTTTGTAGAAGTGGGTTTGCACCGGCACCAAGTTTGAGAGACACACTTCAAGAGTCAAGGATGGAGAAG CTTCTTAGGGTAATGCTTAACAAGAAGATCATCAATCCGCAAGGCACTCCTCGAGCATCATCAATGAAGAAATACCTCGAGGACAGACAGAATCCAACAATAAGGGAAAATCACAATGAAGATGATACAAAAGAGAAGATTAATGATGGATGTAAATGGGTCAAGACAGATTCTGAAT ATATAGTACTAGAAATTTGA
- the LOC137708607 gene encoding uncharacterized protein, whose amino-acid sequence MWCSPAPALLALLLCVLSAEASVHEYAAERFATKGSAFVVHGGSEGIYSSASTQSASVSARGGSYIRFEKVTFRRSRESANLSSWPVHAIVFEVEDRETIGGSAYGGQRAVCCSGDLAKLGVCVQGEVIHRRLTENPGWPQVFGVSFEENEEVATLPSKSIQIIKTGMYNLYFIHCDPSIKDVVVEGKTIWKNPSGYLPGRMAPFMNFYGFMSLAFVVLGVGWFLQYARFWREVFPLQNCITLVITLGMFEMALCYFEYAEFNETGVRPTGITAWAVTFGTVKRTVARVILLMVSMGYGVVRPSLGGLTSKVILLGLTFFLASEVLEMVENVGAVSDLSGKARLFLVLPVAILDAFFILWIFTSLSATLNKLQARRMMVKLDIYRKFTNALAVTVIVSVGWICYELYFKSNDVYNEQWQNAWIVPAFWQVLSFSLLFVVCILWAPSQTSTRYAYSGDSEEFDKDDTTLTLIKPALTPAKDAGSALETRPLQGSNGASNGGDEEDKIE is encoded by the exons ATGTGGTGCTCCCCAGCTCCTGCTCTCCTTGCTCTTCTGCTCTGCGTTTTGAGCGCGGAAGCCTCGGTCCACGAGTACGCCGCAGAGAGATTCGCCACCAAAGGCAGCGCCTTCGTCGTCCACGGCGGAAGCGAGGGAATTTACTCTTCCGCCTCTACCCAGTCCGCCTCCGTCTCCGCCAGAGGTGGTTCCTACATACG CTTCGAAAAGGTTACGTTTCGGAGAAGCAGAGAATCAGCAAACTTGAGCTCATGGCCAGTCCATGCCATTGTTTTTGAGGTGGAAGATAGAGAGACCATTGGCGGTTCAGCTTACGGTGGTCAAAGAGCAGTATGTTGCTCGGGGGATCTCGCAAAACTCGGGGTGTGTGTACAAGGAGAGGTCATTCACCGCCGGTTGACTGAGAATCCAGGTTGGCCCCAGGTTTTTGGTGTATCatttgaagaaaatgaggaAGTTGCCACATTGCCGTCCAAATCGATACAGATTATAAAAACCGGGATGTACAATTTGTATTTCATTCATTGTGATCCGAGTATTAAGGATGTGGTTGTGGAGGGGAAAACTATATGGAAAAATCCTAGCGGGTATTTACCTGGTAGAATGGCTCCGTTTATGAATTTCTATGGGTTTATGTCCCTTGCCTTTGTCGTACTTGGGGTCGGTTGGTTCTTGCAGTATGCAAGATTTTGGAGAGAAGTGTTCCCGTTGCAGAATTGCATCACTCTGGTAATAACCCTCGGTATGTTTGAGATGGCTCTCTGCTATTTTGAGTATGCTGAATTCAACGAGACGGGGGTTAGGCCAACTGGGATAACTGCATGGGCAGTAACGTTTGGGACAGTTAAACGTACGGTAGCACGGGTGATACTCTTAATGGTCTCCATGGGTTATGGTGTTGTGAGGCCTTCCCTTGGTGGGCTTACATCAAAGGTGATTTTGCTTGGATTGACCTTCTTCTTGGCATCTGAAGTTCTTGAGATGGTAGAAAATGTTGGTGCAGTAAGTGATCTTTCCGGAAAGGCGAGATTGTTCTTGGTTCTTCCTGTGGCAATATTGGATGCGTTCTTCATTCTCTGGATATTTACTTCCCTCTCCGCAACTTTAAATAAGCTTCAG GCTAGGCGAATGATGGTTAAGCTAGACATTTACAGAAAGTTTACAAACGCTTTGGCAGTGACTGTTATTGTATCTGTGGGTTGGATATGCTATGAG CTATatttcaaatcaaatgatgtttACAATGAGCAGTGGCAGAACGCATGGATCGTCCCTGCCTTCTGGCAAGTTTTATCTTTTTCTCTTCTATTTGTCGTCTGCATTCTTTGGGCGCCATCGCAGACCTCAACAAG atATGCGTACTCTGGAGATAGCGAAGAGTTTGACAAGGACGATACGACCTTGACGCTCATAAAACCGGCCCTAACGCCTGCGAAGGATGCCGGTAGTGCTCTTGAAACTAGACCGCTTCAAGGCAGTAATGGGGCGTCAAATGGCGGCGATGAAGAAGACAAGATAGAGTAA
- the LOC137708439 gene encoding sm-like protein LSM1B, with amino-acid sequence MSWAGAEDVYLSTSLASYLDKKLLVLLRDGRKLLGILRSFDQFANAVLEGACERVIVGDLYCDIPLGLYVIRGENVVLIGELDSEREELPPHMTRVSAAEIKRAQKAEREASDLKGTMRKRMEFLDMD; translated from the exons ATGTCTTGGGCAGGCGCAGAAGATGTCTACCTTTCCACTTCTCTGGCCAGCTATCTTGACa AGAAACTTCTTGTGCTGCTCCGTGATGGTCGAAAACTTTTGGGGATACTTCGATCGTTTGATCAATTTG CCAATGCTGTTCTCGAGGGTGCTTGTGAGAGAGTCATTGTTGGCGATCTTTACTGTGATATCCCTTTGGGTCTGTATGTAATCCGTGGGGAGAATGTTGTTCTAATCGGCGAGCTG GATTCAGAGAGGGAGGAACTTCCACCGCACATGACTCGTGTTTCAGctgcagaaattaaaagg GCACAGAAAGCAGAAAGGGAAGCTTCTGATCTTAAAGGTACAATGAGAAAAAGAATGGAGTTCCTTGATATGGATTAA